ATTTTTACCTAACCGTCgctatagcgacggtttacattAAAACAGTCGCATAtgaaattaagcgacggtttattaaaatccgtcgctattatagcgacggtttctcacaaaccgtcgctaaaattgcGACTGTTCTACAAACCAGTCGCCATTTTGTGTGACGGgttaaataaaccgtcgcttaaatTTAAAAACGACGATTTTAATCAAACCATCGCTATATGGCGACGGTTTAAccaaccgtcgcttaatttgataagccacggttttaataaaacggtcgctatatagcgacggttcaagAAGACCTTATAGCAACGGTTTTAATCAAACCTTCGCTATtagcaaactgtctataaaATGGCAACCGTTATGTAAAAACCGTCGTTATtagcaaactgtctataaaATGGATAACGATAGAAATTGGATGTATCGTCGGTTGGAGAATAGATTTCTAACGGTTGAATATTGTTTTGGTGTAGAGTCGTTTGTAACATTTGCACTTAGTCATCCTGAGTGTTTATTAAATGGAAATATCCGTTGTCCTTACAATCGAAAAAAATGTTAGAACAAAACATATTTAGACGAAGATACCGTCAAGGTACATCCCGGTCGTTATGGATTTGGACCGGATTACTATAATTTGGTATTTTCATGGAGAGGAATATATTCGCCCGTTCTATCCTAATTTCAATATGGAACCATTTGTGTTTTCTAATAaaaagtacaaaattgttgatgtcaatcgaaaaaagagtgggatactacgaaccatttgtgtttcctaCGCAAGACTCGCAAGTTGTGTATTTGACTTATCCAACAACGAAGAGAGCAGAATCAGATTGGACACATGTGAGTACTCTACGTAGGCGAGCTTATGTCACTGATGTTGAGCCAAATACTGAGCAGAATCAAATTGATGCGAACGATGCACTTTCAAAACAACGAATGTGGACCTCATGACATCTCAACTCAATTTCTTTTGACGTCTCAAAATCTAGTCGATGTTAATGTTATGTACGACAACGAAATTGATTTGAACATCACTGAAAGTGAAACAGAAGAGGTTCAATATTCGAGCGACGATGTTCGTGACATTTTACAACGAAAGTGAATAAGGTTGAGTTTATTTATGattgaattttaatttgaaaaaaatatattttattttgtgcacATAATTAATGAATAGTTTGCATACCTATATTTTGTACGTATATATATGACAGAGAAGCAGCATTAGCTTAACTCCGCAAATTAATTTCAATTGTtcttttgatataaattttgtctttaaaaaattataacatttttaaaaaaaaaaaaaacattagcgACGGGTTATGTTCAAACTGTCGCAATATTAACGACAATTTTATAACATCCGTCGCTAATGGCGACGGGTGTGACAAGCAACGGTTCATAATAAACCGTTGCTATCATAGCGACGATTTTTAATAAAACATCGCTTTTAATTGCGACGGTTCTTAATAAACGGTTGTTTTTTAGCCACGGTTATATTAACAATCGCAATATTTGGCGACGGGTAAGGATAACCGTCGCTTATGGCGACGATtttaataaccgtcgctattggcGACGGTTGTACAAAAATGTTagtacaaccgtcgctaatggcgACGGTTGTACATAAATGTCGCCGATCTTAATCGGCGACAGTCGGACAAttcccgtcgctattagcgacagttttaccTAACACGGTTGCTgatagcgacgggttttcataaaccgtcgctataatttcTATATATAACAAGGCTCTCGAACATTTTCCCATTTTCGCAGTTCTTTTCTGGTAGTGTCGAAACTCTATAATTTTTTTCGCATGCAGTTTCGGTTTTTTTATTTGTACTAACATCTTTTCGTGTTAATTTCGTAGATTTGTTCGTTGGTGTGATCTTCCAGCGTTACGTCGTTCTGCATATCTTCACGAACGTCAGATTTTTATAGCATTTTCTTTAacgaaaatttaatatttatgtgtTACTTTTGCGTAAtagtttaattatgaattttaacgTAATATGTTGTTGACGAATTTTAGCGTAGTAgattatatttattttgtaaatcatGTATGAGTTTTTTTTAACTAGAACATTAATTTAATGTTATTTTTGtagataattatttaatttttcattgTATGGTTTTGATAatagaatttaattacattaaaatTTAAACACTTGTTGGTTTCAAAAGATAACACATGATGTATCGTAGGTTGGAGAATGGGTTCTTTAAGTGGTGAATTGTTTGAAAAAATTTCGTTCTAATCTTTGAATATATTTTTAGGAAAAAGATTAAATTTTTCACATGTTTTCCTGGTTATATAAATTTTTCACATGTTTTCCTGGTTATAGATTTAGGAAAAAGATTAATATTTCACATGTTTTCGTTATAATCTTTGTCGTTCTGGGTTATCTGTTTTAGGGATTTAGTTCTAGGATTATTCTGTTATGGATCGATGAATCTGCTCTTTATATCTAGGGATCATGGACGTGGATGTGCATAATATAAAAAAGTGGGTTGTTTTCTACCCAATTTACATTAATTCGAAGAAAACCTTAGCCGAGGGGCGTAGAATCAACGCGAGCAAAGCATGTGAAAATCCAACCTGTTCGGAGATCTACGATTGCTGCGCTCACCTCAAACTACCCTGTGCAATCGAGGTGATTTTATTGTGGTGTGTGTCTTTATTTTCtgttgatttgaattgattttataatttaatttaggcGGACAAGGCCTATCCACGAGATTTTATGCAAAGAGGGAGAGTGAGGGTTTTATTTAAAAGGGAAGATGGGAGTCTCTGCAATCCTGCTATTTCTTCGAGTGAGTAATGGATGATTTTCTTTTTGCTTAAATTGTTTTCCAGTATAATATATTTCGCAGTTGGAATAAGGATTAAGAGGTGTTTAGGTGTTACAACCACAATAATCAACAAAAtatagaagaagaaagaaagcTGAAATATCATATAACTGAAATGAAAAGGTGAACCCAGAGAATTTCCTCTGTACTGTACAAGGGATATGACTCCCTTCCCTAGCCTTTTGATAGTGTCGAGTCTCAACGCTCAAAAGAAAACAACTGAGTGCCTAACTCTATTCTACTTCCTCTTATATTTCCCTTGCCCCTCCTCCAAGTCATTCCATCCAAAATTCCTTTCATAACTAGATAAAGTTTTTGGCCTAATCTATTTAATCCCATGAAAATATTAACCTAAGGGCTAATTAGGCCTGTTAGACATAAGTTCCTAGCAATACCGCCCTCTTAAAAATCAGCCTTGTTCTCAAGGCTGAGCTTAAGAACTCGATCTTCCAAGTTTTCATTTGCTTGGCTTCACAGTTCCAATTTGTGAACCTCTTATTGTTAATTTGAACTTCCACCTTAATGCGTGATTTGTCAACCACAACAGTGGTTGGGGCACAACAGTCAATCTGTGGACCAAGTAAAGTAAAATCTTTAAAGAGAGATTTTACATTCATCAAAGACACACGTGCCCCACTATAAGTAAGAAAAACTTCCTCTAAGTGTCTTGAGTAAGATGCAAGATGATATCAAGAAACTTCAAAATAAGAATCTACTTGGTGGAATTTGTTATGGATTTGTTTGCTCAATCATGCAATCCAAGAAGGATATTACAAAGTTCTTGATGAGAAGACCTAGCAGCAGGACACAAAGCACATTCACAAAAATCATTCAAAATTAGAATTTCAATCTTCCACAACAAATTTTTTAACGCTCCTCATGGGACATTGAAAAGGTGCTAAGGAGTTGATTCCACCATCCTGCAATTCTTTCCCCTTAAACATATATCCCGACTCAATTTCCTAATCGAACCCAACATAAATCCGGCCTAGTAGTAGAAACAAATCGCGATACCTTTAGTTTGCTTCTCACTTTTGCTGATAAAGTACAAAACCCTTATAACTATTGTTGGGCCTGGGTCTATTTCTCTTGTCCAAATCTCATTTATGGTCCTATTAGTGACAGCCCAAGCAACCTTGTTCAGCCATAACCACCCCTGGATTTGCTAAATCCCAAACCATATAATCAATGTCTCTTCAATTGAGCGCCTTTGCATCAATTTAACAAAAGAGAGTCGCGAATTGTTTTTGGTGCCAATTTTTGCTCAGCTCTCAAAATCCATCCAATTGAGTCTTTCCCATCAACTCCCAGTGAATTTACTCTCTTGGAAGCCTGATTCTCCACATCAGATCCGAGGTTTTCACCCCCGACAATGTTTTCTCCTTCCTTTGCCTTGATTCTGGGATTTGACGCAAAGTGGGACGTACCAATAGTTGATCTGCATGCATAAATTGTTTTGTCACAATTTTGTTTGTGATTTACAACTCAAAAGCTTACTCCACTATTCTCCCTTTGATATCTTTCATCCATAACTAAATTGACTGATTCTAGCCCATGGGTTTTCATCCTtctaaataatttatttgtgAGCCCATTATACACATGACCTATGTATTGCTCCTCGTTGTCATTTATCAAAATCTCCAACAGACGACCCACCGCCACAACACAACCTCCCAACCCATCCTCCATCAATGTAGAAACAAGTTCACAAGGATCCGTTGGTTTTGTGCCACGATATCTTTTGATCGCTTCTTTGCCACGATATCTTTTGATCGCTTCTTTTGTAAGCCATTTCCAATCCATGTTCGGCCCCTTCATCCAGTTGAGTCTGTACCACCCTTCATCTTCTGGTCTGTGAAATTTTTTATACTCGTATTAAATAAGATCTATACTTCTATGCACAATTTTGAATAATATTCTCAGACAATTTCTTTGCATTTGGAAGAGCCTCCTTGTTGTTTCTTTTCACGATAGCAAAAATCGGTGTGAGTAGAGCTGAAGATTCATCTCCACTTCTTCTATCACAAGCGACATCTATGCCTCCATGGATACAACGACAACTTTTGGGTGATGAACTCTTGCAGATCTAAGGAAGTTCTTAAGCATCTCAATAATCATCTCATCTACATCTAAGTCCAACATGACTATGCAGTACCTCACCTTAGCCATGGTTTCCAGAATAGTTATCCTCTTAATATAAGATCTGGTAGCAGTGTTCGAAAAATCCTAAAAAACTGAT
This region of Primulina eburnea isolate SZY01 chromosome 14, ASM2296580v1, whole genome shotgun sequence genomic DNA includes:
- the LOC140811701 gene encoding signal recognition particle 19 kDa protein-like, whose protein sequence is MDVDVHNIKKWVVFYPIYINSKKTLAEGRRINASKACENPTCSEIYDCCAHLKLPCAIEADKAYPRDFMQRGRVRVLFKREDGSLCNPAISSRKQLMLHVAELVPRHPGRTKKQEPASASTGGTSKPGKGGKKKRQV